One Corynebacterium uterequi DNA segment encodes these proteins:
- a CDS encoding fumarylacetoacetate hydrolase family protein — protein sequence MRLATLRSGESTFAARIESEHTAVVIDGYSNVGDLLQDPAWATIAAAASGELIRFVPTDLAAVVPAPRKVICVGLNYATHILEMGHALPDYPTIFIKFADALTGPFDDVVVPPYAAGALDWEGELAVIIGKRARRVSASDASEYIAGYAIMNDYTARDLQYRTLQFHQGKSLEGSAGFGPWLTTSDSFDLGQPITTWLDGEEVQSASTGDLVFKPADLIEYISRLYPLDPGDVIVTGTPSGVGHARSPRRYIRDGEVVTVAIEGLGRISNKTVVE from the coding sequence ATGCGCCTTGCCACCCTTCGCTCCGGTGAATCCACCTTCGCAGCCCGCATCGAATCGGAGCACACAGCAGTGGTGATTGATGGCTACTCCAACGTCGGAGATTTGCTTCAGGATCCCGCATGGGCGACGATAGCCGCCGCTGCCTCCGGTGAGTTGATCCGCTTCGTACCCACTGATCTCGCCGCCGTCGTGCCTGCACCGCGGAAAGTCATTTGTGTTGGCCTAAATTACGCTACCCATATTCTGGAGATGGGACATGCACTTCCTGACTACCCCACGATCTTCATCAAGTTCGCCGATGCCCTCACCGGCCCGTTTGACGACGTCGTGGTGCCGCCATACGCCGCCGGGGCGCTGGATTGGGAGGGCGAGCTTGCCGTAATCATCGGGAAACGAGCACGGCGGGTGTCGGCCAGCGACGCCTCCGAATACATCGCCGGCTACGCCATCATGAACGATTACACAGCCAGGGACTTGCAATACCGGACACTGCAATTTCACCAAGGAAAATCCCTAGAAGGCTCCGCCGGCTTTGGGCCCTGGCTAACCACGTCGGATTCCTTCGACCTCGGTCAGCCAATTACCACGTGGTTGGATGGCGAAGAAGTACAGTCCGCGTCGACGGGTGACTTGGTTTTTAAGCCCGCCGATCTTATCGAGTACATCTCGCGTCTCTATCCCTTGGACCCGGGTGATGTCATCGTCACGGGAACCCCGAGCGGGGTGGGTCACGCCCGCTCACCACGGCGTTATATTCGCGACGGCGAGGTGGTCACAGTAGCAATTGAGGGCCTCGGCCGCATCTCCAATAAGACGGTGGTGGAGTAG
- a CDS encoding alpha/beta fold hydrolase — MKTSPTVMVTHGVTDSAECLTSLIDTLAPIAPTQGIDLPGHGDSPRIHHLDDPIEEMADYLQAKVAPQAPVILIAHSMGAAVSTVVAARRPDLVSALVVEDPAWLTTEQAARYRADGEHSARRLAEIAAAPAAARAGLLADYPHCSPADADGWLKAKLSCQREFVATGIVGVEDWRRVVGALSCPTLLITGDGDDILIGPRRAQEIREEYPLIETAVIPGARHSVRLDAPGHYYQVLRRWLAARLAA, encoded by the coding sequence ATGAAAACTTCACCCACCGTGATGGTTACTCACGGCGTCACCGACTCCGCCGAGTGCCTGACCAGCCTCATTGATACACTCGCCCCCATTGCACCCACCCAGGGCATTGATCTTCCCGGCCATGGAGACTCCCCCCGGATTCACCATCTTGACGATCCCATCGAAGAGATGGCGGACTACCTTCAGGCCAAGGTGGCGCCGCAGGCCCCGGTGATTCTCATCGCCCATTCCATGGGCGCAGCGGTGTCCACGGTGGTGGCCGCCCGTCGGCCGGACCTGGTCAGCGCCCTCGTGGTAGAAGACCCCGCCTGGCTCACCACCGAACAAGCCGCCCGGTACCGGGCTGACGGCGAGCACTCCGCCCGTCGGCTAGCAGAGATTGCGGCGGCGCCGGCCGCCGCCCGTGCGGGACTGCTCGCCGACTACCCGCATTGCTCACCGGCCGATGCCGACGGTTGGCTTAAGGCCAAGCTCAGCTGTCAGCGCGAGTTCGTCGCGACCGGGATCGTGGGGGTAGAAGACTGGCGACGCGTCGTCGGCGCCCTTTCGTGCCCCACGCTGCTCATCACCGGAGATGGGGACGATATTCTCATCGGTCCACGCCGGGCACAAGAGATTCGCGAAGAGTATCCCCTCATCGAGACAGCAGTAATCCCCGGGGCGCGTCATAGCGTGCGGCTCGACGCCCCGGGGCACTACTACCAGGTGCTTCGCCGCTGGTTAGCGGCGCGGCTGGCGGCCTAG
- the nagB gene encoding glucosamine-6-phosphate deaminase — translation MEVVICPARPEHEEVGRVAADVYAPYVARGGVIGLATGSTPLPMYRELRRRVEAGELSFANCTAFLLDEYVGLPRDHEQSYYQTIRRELTNHIDIDDARVFSPDGTADNPDEAGVAYDKAIAEHGGIDIQLLGVGTNGHVGFNEPGSSLGSGTRMKTLHPQTVIDNARFFEDDPNKVPHHVLTQGLGTISRAGHLLLLATGAGKADAVAALVEGPISASCPASILQYHPHATVVVDEAAASKLTRREYYEFAYENKPEWQQY, via the coding sequence ATGGAAGTTGTCATTTGTCCTGCTCGCCCCGAGCATGAAGAGGTGGGGCGCGTCGCCGCCGATGTCTACGCCCCCTACGTTGCCCGCGGCGGAGTCATCGGCCTGGCCACCGGCTCCACGCCGTTGCCGATGTACCGCGAACTGCGCCGTCGCGTCGAGGCCGGCGAGCTCTCCTTCGCTAACTGCACCGCCTTCCTCCTCGATGAATACGTTGGTCTGCCCCGCGATCATGAGCAGAGCTACTACCAAACCATCCGCCGCGAGCTGACGAACCACATCGATATCGACGATGCCCGGGTGTTCTCGCCGGATGGCACCGCCGACAACCCCGATGAGGCCGGCGTTGCCTACGACAAGGCCATCGCTGAGCACGGCGGCATCGACATCCAGCTGCTCGGCGTCGGCACGAACGGCCACGTGGGCTTCAACGAGCCGGGCTCCTCCTTGGGCTCCGGCACCCGGATGAAGACTCTGCACCCGCAGACCGTCATCGACAATGCCCGTTTCTTCGAAGACGACCCCAACAAGGTGCCGCACCACGTCCTCACCCAGGGCCTGGGCACCATCTCTCGGGCTGGTCACCTGCTTCTGCTGGCCACCGGTGCCGGTAAGGCTGACGCGGTGGCGGCCCTCGTCGAGGGCCCGATCAGCGCGTCCTGCCCGGCGTCGATCCTGCAGTACCACCCGCACGCCACCGTCGTCGTTGACGAGGCTGCGGCGTCGAAGCTGACGCGGCGCGAGTACTACGAATTCGCCTACGAGAACAAGCCGGAGTGGCAGCAGTACTAG
- a CDS encoding sialidase family protein: MIVRHMTRRAATMSLVSALMVMSSGAAFVPVHAEESAAAATSQPAVDQPAATPVSETPIAAPPTEEPAATSAPTEPAATPEATSPAEENPEANEPAADAEKDVSASISGSVVETKPGAWELGETIGFTVSVKNTTDTPRAIKVVESNLSNYNGCRWGSVAPGETKTCTASHTVDATDVAAGSFTPSVTVDVYAKPYYQGQSQRLAPLTGPAVNVVVPTVEITKLAVADAEGTTYKPGHTLHLDATLHNPSGGEVSITVAEESDITGTCAAPTLGAGQDTTCALSYAVTAEDIELGEAELTLTVTGGDYSDTKTVIVPVLGNWAPATAFAPHNANPASPARLTPLQVLDAPTGEYNIRIPALTTASNGDVLASYDLRPKKGGSNNGGDAPNTNWIVQRRSTDNGTTWGPRTVIARGGFGEDGKTPTGYSDPSYVVDHETGTIFNFHVYSQQTGVVVNNPYYEYGADGRINEKNPKTMNFNVAVSKDNGRSWTKRVITADVLGEKGREVQSCFATSGAGTQKMAQPHKGRLLQQAACFKKGGKQVVALTIYSDDHGATWHSGEFTSLTADAPQGGSWQFDENKVVELSDGTLLLNSRTPSGAAKGHRIVATSTDGGQTWQDYRVDTGVIDPANNAQVIRAFPTARPGTLRSKVLLFSNTKNVKDRTNGTISLSYDDGTTWPVAKEFRAQGTGYTTMTIQADGSIGILYEPDIWSKVGYQNFTLSWLEPKLATEPAFTSVEGSITDGVEVSLKLAMTGDDPALKNTVTVTGLPKGLSFNAETMTITGRTALGNTEPKVFPLTVAFSEEDDGTGIPRAAKADYTLTVNKNVGDSVTPKPEEQKPGDGQAAPSPKPNQDSDQGSQGQQKPDNTNPEPAGSSTDAAGIAGVIAKVLGFFGDVLKSILSIFG; the protein is encoded by the coding sequence ATGATCGTACGTCATATGACCCGGCGTGCCGCGACGATGTCGCTGGTCAGCGCCCTGATGGTGATGTCCTCCGGCGCTGCCTTTGTCCCCGTCCACGCTGAGGAATCCGCCGCGGCCGCCACCAGCCAACCGGCCGTCGACCAGCCTGCCGCGACACCGGTGAGCGAAACCCCTATAGCGGCGCCACCCACCGAGGAGCCTGCGGCGACCTCGGCCCCCACCGAGCCCGCCGCCACTCCGGAGGCCACTTCTCCCGCGGAAGAGAATCCCGAAGCGAACGAGCCGGCGGCCGACGCCGAGAAGGACGTCTCCGCCTCCATCAGTGGTTCCGTCGTGGAGACGAAGCCCGGAGCATGGGAACTGGGTGAGACGATCGGATTCACCGTGAGCGTGAAGAACACCACCGACACGCCTCGTGCCATCAAGGTCGTGGAGTCCAACCTGAGCAACTACAACGGCTGCCGATGGGGCAGCGTCGCCCCGGGAGAGACCAAGACCTGCACCGCGTCGCACACAGTGGACGCCACGGACGTTGCGGCCGGGTCGTTTACTCCCAGCGTCACCGTTGACGTCTACGCCAAGCCCTACTACCAGGGACAATCTCAGCGATTGGCGCCGCTGACCGGGCCGGCGGTGAACGTCGTCGTGCCTACCGTCGAGATCACCAAGCTCGCCGTAGCCGATGCTGAAGGTACGACGTACAAACCTGGCCACACGCTGCACCTCGACGCAACGCTGCACAACCCCAGCGGTGGCGAGGTCTCAATCACCGTCGCCGAAGAGTCGGATATTACCGGCACCTGCGCCGCCCCGACCCTGGGAGCGGGGCAAGACACCACGTGCGCGCTGTCCTACGCCGTGACGGCAGAAGACATCGAGCTCGGCGAGGCGGAGCTCACGCTTACCGTGACTGGCGGCGACTACTCGGACACGAAGACTGTCATAGTCCCCGTGCTGGGGAACTGGGCGCCGGCAACCGCATTCGCGCCGCACAACGCAAATCCTGCCAGCCCGGCCCGCCTCACGCCGCTGCAGGTACTCGACGCCCCCACCGGCGAGTACAACATCCGCATCCCGGCGTTGACGACCGCCTCCAACGGAGACGTCCTCGCATCCTACGACCTGCGCCCGAAGAAGGGCGGCAGCAACAACGGCGGCGACGCCCCCAACACGAACTGGATTGTTCAGCGCCGATCCACGGATAACGGCACGACGTGGGGGCCGCGCACGGTCATCGCCCGCGGCGGCTTCGGCGAGGACGGTAAGACCCCCACCGGCTACTCCGACCCCTCCTACGTGGTCGACCACGAAACCGGAACCATCTTCAACTTCCACGTCTATTCCCAGCAGACAGGCGTGGTGGTGAACAACCCGTACTACGAGTACGGCGCCGATGGCCGCATCAACGAAAAGAACCCGAAGACCATGAACTTCAACGTCGCGGTCTCCAAAGACAACGGGCGCAGCTGGACCAAGCGCGTCATCACCGCCGACGTCCTGGGAGAGAAGGGCCGCGAGGTCCAGTCCTGTTTCGCCACCTCCGGCGCCGGCACCCAGAAGATGGCGCAGCCGCACAAGGGGCGCCTCCTGCAGCAGGCTGCCTGCTTTAAGAAGGGCGGTAAGCAGGTGGTTGCGTTGACGATTTACTCCGATGACCACGGTGCGACCTGGCACTCTGGCGAATTCACGTCGCTTACTGCCGATGCTCCGCAGGGTGGCTCTTGGCAGTTCGACGAAAACAAGGTGGTCGAGCTGTCCGACGGCACGCTGCTGCTCAACTCCCGTACCCCGTCAGGTGCGGCGAAGGGCCACCGCATCGTAGCCACCTCCACCGACGGCGGGCAGACCTGGCAGGACTACCGGGTGGACACCGGGGTCATCGACCCGGCCAATAACGCCCAGGTCATCCGGGCGTTCCCCACCGCCCGCCCGGGCACTCTGCGCTCCAAGGTGCTGCTGTTCTCAAACACGAAGAACGTTAAGGACCGCACCAATGGCACCATCTCACTGTCCTACGACGACGGCACAACCTGGCCCGTAGCCAAGGAATTCCGCGCCCAGGGCACCGGGTACACCACCATGACCATCCAGGCCGACGGATCCATCGGAATCCTCTACGAGCCGGACATTTGGAGCAAGGTCGGGTACCAGAACTTCACCCTGTCCTGGCTGGAGCCGAAGCTGGCCACCGAGCCGGCATTCACGTCCGTCGAGGGCTCTATCACCGACGGAGTGGAGGTCTCCTTGAAGCTGGCGATGACCGGAGACGACCCGGCGTTGAAGAACACCGTCACCGTAACCGGGCTGCCGAAGGGACTGAGTTTCAACGCCGAGACCATGACGATTACCGGCCGCACTGCCCTAGGCAACACCGAGCCCAAGGTATTCCCCCTCACCGTGGCGTTCAGTGAGGAAGACGACGGCACCGGCATTCCGCGGGCGGCTAAGGCTGACTACACCCTCACCGTCAACAAGAACGTCGGCGACAGCGTCACGCCCAAGCCCGAAGAACAAAAGCCTGGCGATGGGCAAGCTGCGCCCAGCCCCAAGCCGAACCAGGATTCGGACCAGGGCTCGCAGGGGCAGCAGAAGCCAGACAACACCAATCCGGAGCCGGCTGGGTCCTCGACGGATGCTGCGGGCATCGCCGGGGTGATCGCCAAAGTACTGGGCTTCTTCGGCGACGTGCTGAAGTCCATCTTGTCGATTTTCGGATAG
- the pth gene encoding aminoacyl-tRNA hydrolase translates to MTDSPILVIALGNPGPKYEGTRHNIGVDALEELLSRVTPMPAQLSVHRRTNTEIAELPAGRLGPRKVVLARTREFMNLSGGPTKALANYFGVPARDIVVLHDELERDFGVVDLHLGGGDHGHNGLKSITKSLGTKDYHRVAMGIGRPPGRMDPAPFVLKPFSKAESAELPIVCADAADAVERFLASQ, encoded by the coding sequence ATGACTGACTCCCCCATCCTCGTGATTGCCCTGGGCAACCCCGGACCTAAGTACGAAGGAACCCGCCACAACATCGGCGTCGACGCGCTGGAGGAGTTACTCAGCCGGGTTACGCCTATGCCGGCGCAGCTCAGCGTGCATCGGCGGACCAACACCGAGATCGCGGAACTCCCCGCCGGCCGGCTTGGCCCACGCAAGGTGGTCCTCGCCCGCACGCGGGAATTCATGAACCTCTCGGGCGGACCGACCAAGGCGCTCGCCAACTACTTTGGCGTGCCGGCGCGCGACATTGTGGTACTGCATGACGAGCTGGAACGCGACTTCGGCGTCGTTGACCTGCACCTCGGCGGCGGCGACCACGGCCACAATGGACTTAAATCCATCACGAAGTCCCTGGGCACCAAGGATTATCACCGGGTGGCGATGGGCATTGGCCGCCCGCCGGGACGCATGGATCCCGCCCCCTTCGTGCTCAAGCCGTTCTCCAAGGCGGAGTCGGCAGAGCTTCCCATCGTGTGCGCCGACGCCGCCGACGCCGTCGAACGTTTCCTTGCCTCGCAGTAG
- a CDS encoding dihydrodipicolinate synthase family protein has product MTELKLRGVVPPVAVPLNDDRSIDHEGFARHIDRLINAGVHGLFILGSSGEVAFSTVARREEIIKTTMETVAGRVPVLCGVVDTQTDRVIEHIRVAERYGVDGLVATAPFYALGGVPQIERHFRALREATDLPIYAYDIPVCVGVKLPVDMLVRLGRDGVLQGVKDSSGDDVSFRFLVLENKAAGSPLSLLTGHEVVVDGAYLAGADGSVPGLANVDADGYVAQWDAFEAGDWKKVAEIQDRLARLMHIALVPQGISGFGAGIGSFKTACQLLGYFKTNQMPEPVERLSGDNVERVAGVLREVGLLDA; this is encoded by the coding sequence ATGACTGAACTGAAGCTTCGCGGAGTTGTCCCGCCCGTCGCCGTCCCGCTCAACGACGACCGCAGCATCGACCACGAGGGCTTCGCCCGCCACATCGACCGCCTCATCAACGCCGGCGTCCACGGTCTCTTCATCCTGGGCTCCTCCGGCGAGGTCGCCTTCTCCACCGTGGCGCGTCGCGAAGAGATCATCAAGACCACCATGGAGACGGTCGCCGGCCGCGTGCCGGTCCTCTGCGGCGTCGTCGACACCCAGACCGACCGGGTCATCGAGCACATCCGCGTCGCGGAGCGCTACGGCGTCGACGGCCTCGTCGCCACCGCCCCCTTCTACGCCCTCGGCGGCGTACCGCAGATTGAGCGTCACTTCCGCGCCCTGCGCGAAGCGACCGACCTGCCGATCTACGCCTACGACATTCCGGTGTGCGTGGGCGTCAAGCTCCCCGTCGACATGCTCGTCCGCCTCGGCCGTGACGGCGTCCTCCAGGGCGTCAAGGACTCCTCCGGCGACGACGTCTCCTTCCGCTTCCTCGTCCTCGAAAACAAGGCTGCCGGCAGCCCCCTGTCCCTGCTGACCGGCCACGAGGTCGTCGTCGACGGCGCCTACCTCGCTGGTGCCGACGGTTCCGTTCCGGGCCTGGCCAACGTCGACGCCGACGGCTACGTCGCCCAGTGGGACGCCTTCGAGGCCGGTGACTGGAAGAAGGTCGCCGAGATCCAGGATCGCCTCGCCCGGCTCATGCACATCGCCCTCGTCCCGCAGGGGATCAGCGGCTTCGGTGCCGGCATTGGTTCCTTCAAGACCGCCTGCCAGCTGCTCGGCTACTTCAAGACCAACCAGATGCCGGAGCCGGTCGAGCGCCTCAGCGGCGACAACGTCGAGCGCGTCGCGGGCGTGCTCCGCGAGGTTGGCCTGCTCGACGCCTAA
- a CDS encoding Sir2 family NAD-dependent protein deacetylase, with product MTPTTQQLHASALRSMLRVVHETTEPTDPSVALAAVAEQFRRGDVLVLTGAGVSTESGIPDYRGPAGSLTRGRPMTYQEFLVDHAALRRYWARSYVGWTRMAAARPNRAHYGLVEVERAGLLAGLITQNVDGLHHAAGQKRVVALHGDLATVVCLDCEAKEPRSHLGLRIAEANPGYLQAAIERAGQVNPDGDIDLPEDVVADYRMVGCRRCGSVRLKPDVVYFGEPVPRQRKDAMSAMLGAAKAVVVLGSSLAVMSGFRLVIAAQRTGIPVSVINGGPGRADERVDVLWRTNVGDAVDALLDELEL from the coding sequence GTGACGCCTACGACCCAGCAATTGCACGCCAGCGCCCTGCGCTCCATGCTCCGGGTGGTCCACGAAACCACCGAACCCACCGACCCATCCGTGGCGCTAGCGGCGGTGGCCGAGCAATTCCGGCGCGGCGACGTCCTCGTGCTCACCGGGGCCGGCGTGTCCACCGAGTCCGGCATCCCCGATTACCGAGGCCCGGCCGGCTCGCTCACCCGTGGTCGGCCGATGACCTACCAAGAATTTCTTGTCGACCACGCGGCTCTTCGGCGCTACTGGGCGCGGTCCTATGTTGGCTGGACTCGCATGGCAGCGGCCCGGCCAAACCGAGCCCACTACGGGCTCGTCGAAGTGGAACGCGCCGGACTGCTCGCAGGACTGATCACCCAGAACGTCGATGGCCTCCATCACGCTGCGGGCCAGAAGCGCGTCGTCGCCCTGCACGGAGATCTCGCCACCGTCGTGTGCCTGGACTGCGAAGCAAAGGAGCCGCGCTCTCACTTGGGCTTACGCATCGCTGAGGCGAACCCGGGTTATCTCCAAGCCGCCATCGAGCGCGCCGGGCAGGTCAACCCGGACGGTGACATCGACTTGCCCGAGGACGTCGTCGCCGACTACCGGATGGTGGGGTGCCGACGCTGCGGTTCGGTGCGGCTCAAACCCGACGTGGTGTACTTCGGCGAACCGGTGCCGCGGCAGAGAAAGGACGCGATGTCCGCGATGCTCGGCGCCGCCAAGGCGGTGGTGGTGCTGGGCTCGTCGCTGGCGGTGATGAGCGGGTTTCGGCTGGTCATCGCCGCACAGCGAACAGGTATCCCGGTATCGGTCATCAACGGTGGCCCGGGACGCGCCGACGAGCGCGTCGACGTGTTGTGGCGGACGAACGTGGGCGACGCGGTGGATGCTCTACTCGATGAACTTGAGCTCTAG
- a CDS encoding peptide chain release factor 3, whose amino-acid sequence MSTVAEAARRRTFAVIAHPDAGKSTLTEALALHAHVINEAGAVHGKGSRKSTVSDWMEMEKDRGISIASSALQFEYQPEGHDGAPYMINLVDTPGHSDFSEDTYRVLSAVDAAVMLIDAAKGLEPQTLKLFRVCKARGLPIVTVVNKWDRAGREPLELVDEIVTEIGLQPTPLYWPVGVAGDFRGLAHVSADGDVDHYIHFQRTAGGATIAGEEHYSPADAAAKEEEAWDTAVEEAELLAADGALHDQELFEACETSPLIFASAMLNFGVHQILDTLCAIAPAPAPRDADPAAVEASTSAMDSRRELDSAFSGIVFKVQAGMDKNHRDTLAFMRVVSGEFDRGMQVTHAQSGRSFSTKYALTVFGRNRETVETAFPGDIVGLVNAGSLAPGDTIYAGRKVQFPPMPQFAPEHFRILRAKSLGKYKQFRKALDQLDAEGVVQILRNDARGDASPVMAAVGPMQFEVMQARMEVEYNVETITEPIPYTVARRTDAASASTLGKQRGVEIFTRTDGELIALFGDKWKLAFIEKEHPDLTMEPLVAD is encoded by the coding sequence ATGAGTACCGTCGCCGAAGCAGCTCGCCGCCGCACTTTTGCCGTCATCGCACACCCCGACGCCGGTAAATCCACCCTCACCGAAGCCCTCGCTCTCCATGCCCACGTCATTAACGAGGCCGGCGCGGTCCACGGTAAAGGCTCTCGCAAGTCCACCGTTTCCGACTGGATGGAGATGGAAAAGGACCGCGGCATTTCCATCGCGTCTTCCGCGCTGCAATTCGAGTATCAGCCCGAGGGCCACGACGGCGCCCCGTACATGATTAACCTGGTGGACACTCCGGGCCACTCCGACTTCTCGGAGGATACCTACCGGGTGCTCTCGGCCGTCGACGCCGCGGTCATGCTTATCGACGCCGCCAAGGGTCTAGAGCCCCAGACGCTCAAGCTCTTCCGCGTGTGCAAGGCCCGCGGTCTGCCCATCGTCACCGTGGTGAACAAGTGGGACCGAGCGGGGCGTGAGCCGCTGGAGCTCGTCGACGAGATCGTTACCGAGATCGGCCTGCAGCCCACCCCTCTTTATTGGCCGGTCGGCGTCGCCGGAGACTTCCGCGGCCTGGCGCACGTCAGCGCCGACGGCGACGTTGACCACTACATCCACTTCCAGCGCACCGCCGGCGGCGCCACCATCGCCGGCGAGGAGCACTACAGCCCGGCCGACGCCGCCGCTAAGGAAGAGGAAGCGTGGGACACGGCCGTCGAAGAGGCGGAGCTACTAGCCGCTGACGGCGCCCTGCACGACCAGGAGCTCTTCGAAGCCTGCGAGACCTCCCCGCTCATCTTCGCCTCTGCCATGCTCAACTTCGGCGTTCACCAGATCCTCGACACCCTGTGCGCCATCGCCCCCGCCCCTGCCCCGCGGGATGCCGACCCTGCCGCCGTTGAAGCCTCCACCTCCGCTATGGATTCCCGACGTGAGCTCGACTCCGCCTTCTCCGGAATCGTCTTCAAGGTGCAGGCCGGCATGGACAAGAACCACCGGGACACGCTGGCGTTCATGCGCGTTGTCTCCGGCGAGTTCGACCGTGGAATGCAGGTCACCCACGCCCAATCCGGGCGTAGTTTTTCAACCAAATACGCGTTGACCGTGTTCGGCCGCAACCGCGAAACGGTGGAAACAGCCTTCCCCGGCGACATTGTCGGCCTCGTTAACGCCGGATCACTAGCCCCCGGCGACACCATCTACGCCGGGCGCAAGGTGCAATTCCCGCCCATGCCGCAATTCGCCCCCGAACACTTCCGTATTCTGCGTGCCAAGTCTCTAGGCAAGTACAAGCAATTCCGTAAGGCGCTGGACCAGCTAGATGCCGAGGGCGTGGTGCAGATCCTGCGCAATGATGCCCGCGGCGACGCCTCCCCCGTCATGGCCGCCGTCGGCCCCATGCAGTTTGAGGTCATGCAGGCCCGGATGGAGGTCGAGTACAACGTCGAAACCATCACCGAGCCCATCCCCTACACGGTGGCCCGCCGCACCGACGCGGCCTCCGCGTCCACCCTCGGCAAGCAACGCGGCGTGGAAATTTTCACCCGCACCGACGGCGAACTCATCGCCTTGTTCGGCGACAAATGGAAACTCGCCTTCATTGAGAAGGAACACCCGGATCTCACCATGGAGCCACTGGTGGCGGATTAG
- the pth gene encoding aminoacyl-tRNA hydrolase — protein sequence MTTLLRPFSREHTTPEVSQPPAPHWVVLGLGNPGKKYAPTRHNVGYLCVDELLAPRHASLSAVPGVPALATSIALDGQPCLAARSTTYMNSSGEAAAALLRQHALPPEQLIVVHDELDLPAGVVRIKLAGNENGHNGLKSITEHLGTRDYIRVRIGVGRPPAGTSVPDWVLSPMMPDASGAMPNIQLASEAVTLIVSGGVAAAQNTVHAR from the coding sequence ATGACTACACTCCTGCGTCCCTTTAGCCGTGAGCACACCACCCCCGAGGTGTCGCAGCCGCCTGCCCCGCACTGGGTCGTGCTTGGTTTGGGCAATCCGGGCAAGAAATACGCGCCGACCCGGCACAACGTCGGCTACCTGTGCGTCGACGAGCTCCTCGCCCCTCGGCACGCTTCCCTGTCCGCCGTCCCGGGAGTCCCGGCCCTCGCAACGAGCATCGCCCTCGATGGTCAGCCGTGCCTGGCCGCCCGGTCCACCACGTATATGAACTCCTCCGGTGAGGCCGCCGCGGCCCTGCTACGCCAACACGCACTCCCCCCAGAACAGCTCATCGTTGTCCACGACGAACTCGATCTGCCCGCCGGAGTTGTCCGCATCAAGCTGGCGGGCAACGAAAACGGGCACAACGGACTGAAGTCCATTACCGAACACCTCGGCACCCGGGACTATATCCGAGTGCGGATCGGCGTCGGCCGGCCACCTGCGGGCACCTCGGTGCCCGATTGGGTGCTCTCCCCCATGATGCCGGACGCCTCGGGCGCAATGCCGAACATTCAGCTCGCGTCCGAGGCGGTGACACTCATCGTCAGCGGCGGCGTAGCGGCGGCCCAAAACACCGTCCACGCCCGCTAA
- a CDS encoding NADPH-dependent FMN reductase, producing MTIGIIVGSIRKGRLGSAVGQWLVEQTAGREADYKLIELADYNLPFGDSETLPLMANKQYDDANVQKFSDVIDACDGFIFVTPEYNHSVPGPFKNAFDLLATEWQHKPVAFVGYGGNEGVRAVEAWRLVVAIYEMVQLGAQLGFSIYTDFTEGALTPNERKVASADALLTQLEGLVAAH from the coding sequence ATGACCATTGGCATCATCGTCGGTAGCATCCGTAAGGGCCGCCTCGGCAGCGCGGTCGGGCAGTGGCTCGTCGAGCAGACCGCCGGCCGCGAGGCTGACTACAAGCTCATCGAGTTGGCCGACTACAACCTGCCGTTCGGCGATTCCGAAACCCTGCCGCTCATGGCGAACAAGCAGTACGACGACGCCAACGTCCAGAAGTTCTCCGACGTCATCGACGCGTGCGACGGCTTCATCTTCGTCACCCCCGAGTACAACCACTCCGTTCCCGGCCCCTTCAAGAACGCCTTCGACCTGCTGGCCACCGAATGGCAGCACAAGCCCGTCGCTTTCGTCGGCTACGGCGGAAACGAAGGCGTGCGCGCGGTGGAGGCCTGGCGTCTCGTCGTCGCCATCTACGAGATGGTTCAGCTCGGCGCCCAGCTTGGCTTCTCTATCTACACCGACTTCACCGAGGGCGCGCTCACCCCGAACGAGCGCAAGGTCGCGTCGGCCGATGCGCTGCTGACCCAGCTTGAGGGGCTCGTCGCCGCGCACTAG
- a CDS encoding PepSY domain-containing protein, translated as MKRIALVGTLAAATVALVACGSDTPAPATNSTAPATVTVTEAPASSAPASTAKDSGNATAATPAISQQDAEQTALDDAGVTRDQVTNWDRTDFDSDKDDVPSWEIEFDVNTTTYEYDIDATTGAIITKEIDQ; from the coding sequence ATGAAGCGCATCGCCCTCGTCGGCACCCTGGCCGCCGCGACCGTCGCCCTCGTCGCCTGCGGCTCCGACACCCCGGCCCCGGCCACCAACTCGACCGCCCCCGCCACCGTTACCGTCACCGAGGCCCCGGCTAGTAGCGCCCCGGCGTCGACCGCCAAGGACTCCGGTAACGCCACCGCCGCCACCCCGGCCATCTCCCAGCAGGACGCGGAGCAGACGGCCCTCGACGACGCCGGTGTTACCCGCGACCAGGTGACCAACTGGGACCGCACAGACTTCGACTCCGATAAGGACGACGTCCCCAGCTGGGAAATCGAGTTCGACGTCAACACCACGACGTACGAATACGACATCGACGCCACCACCGGCGCCATCATTACCAAGGAGATCGACCAGTAA